The following are encoded together in the Streptomyces flavofungini genome:
- a CDS encoding SDR family oxidoreductase, translating into MNAATGSGPGPTTGICAGRVVIVTGAGRGLGRAHARAYAAEGARVVVNDLGAGLDGSGSSGGPAQAVVEEIRAAGGAAVAHYGDIATPDGAASLVDAALETYGRLDTLVNNAGFLRDRMLVNLDEDDWDAVVRVHLKGHFLPLKHAAAHWRAESKAGREPRAGVINTSSGAGLSGSVGQGCYSAAKAGILGLTLVAAAELAAYGVRVNAIAPAARTRMTERTFADTMAAPVDGGFDAMAPENVSPLVVWLGSDAASGVTGRVFEAEAGRITVMDGWRPGPSADKGARWSAAEAGEAALKLLSRAETPQPVYGAR; encoded by the coding sequence ATGAACGCTGCCACCGGGTCCGGCCCCGGACCCACGACCGGCATCTGCGCGGGGCGCGTCGTGATCGTCACCGGCGCGGGGCGGGGCCTGGGGCGCGCGCACGCACGTGCGTACGCCGCCGAGGGCGCGCGGGTCGTCGTCAACGACCTGGGGGCGGGCCTCGACGGCTCCGGCTCCTCCGGAGGACCCGCGCAGGCCGTCGTCGAGGAGATCCGCGCGGCGGGCGGCGCGGCGGTCGCGCACTACGGGGACATCGCCACGCCGGACGGCGCGGCCTCGCTCGTCGACGCCGCCCTGGAGACGTACGGGCGCCTGGACACCCTCGTGAACAACGCGGGGTTCCTGCGCGACCGGATGCTCGTGAACCTCGACGAGGACGACTGGGACGCTGTCGTACGCGTCCACCTGAAGGGACACTTCCTGCCCCTGAAGCACGCGGCCGCGCACTGGCGCGCCGAGTCCAAGGCGGGGCGCGAACCCCGCGCGGGAGTCATCAACACCTCCTCCGGGGCGGGCCTGTCGGGCAGCGTCGGGCAGGGCTGCTACAGCGCCGCCAAGGCCGGGATCCTCGGGCTCACCCTGGTCGCGGCCGCGGAACTCGCCGCCTACGGAGTGCGCGTGAACGCCATAGCGCCCGCCGCGCGGACCCGCATGACCGAGCGGACGTTCGCCGACACGATGGCCGCCCCCGTGGACGGCGGTTTCGACGCGATGGCTCCGGAGAACGTGTCCCCGCTGGTCGTCTGGCTCGGCTCGGACGCCGCCTCCGGGGTCACCGGCCGCGTCTTCGAGGCGGAGGCGGGCCGTATCACCGTCATGGACGGCTGGCGGCCGGGGCCGAGCGCCGACAAAGGCGCCCGCTGGAGCGCCGCCGAGGCGGGCGAAGCGGCTCTGAAGCTGCTCTCCAGGGCCGAGACGCCGCAGCCGGTGTACGGGGCACGGTGA
- a CDS encoding SDR family oxidoreductase: MTDKGQTVVVTGGTRGVGAGIARRFLAAGARVVICARRPPAAPVDVAGVAAEFRPLDVRDAAAATDFFAEVAADHGGIDVLVNNAGGTPFGLLAETTAARQTKIVELNLLAPLYASLAAYEVMRRQGSGGAIVMIGSVSGTRPSPGSGAYGAAKAGLENLARTMAVEWAPHVRVNTVVLGLTRTESSHLHYGDEEGVAAVGRTVPLGRLADPADVGDACVFLASDAARYVSGAALHLHGGGERPAFLDAASVNH; the protein is encoded by the coding sequence ATGACTGACAAGGGACAGACGGTCGTGGTCACCGGCGGCACCCGCGGCGTCGGCGCCGGGATCGCCCGGCGCTTCCTCGCCGCCGGGGCGCGCGTCGTGATCTGCGCCCGCAGGCCCCCCGCCGCCCCCGTCGATGTGGCGGGCGTCGCCGCGGAGTTCCGCCCCCTCGACGTACGGGACGCCGCGGCGGCCACCGACTTCTTCGCCGAGGTGGCGGCCGACCACGGCGGGATCGACGTCCTCGTGAACAACGCGGGCGGCACGCCGTTCGGGCTGCTCGCCGAGACGACCGCGGCCCGCCAGACGAAGATCGTCGAGCTGAACCTGCTGGCACCGCTCTACGCCTCCCTCGCCGCGTACGAGGTGATGCGCCGTCAAGGAAGCGGCGGCGCCATCGTGATGATCGGCAGCGTCAGCGGCACCCGCCCCTCACCCGGCTCCGGTGCCTATGGCGCCGCCAAGGCGGGCCTGGAGAACCTGGCGCGCACCATGGCTGTCGAGTGGGCTCCGCACGTGCGCGTGAACACCGTCGTCCTCGGCCTGACCCGCACCGAGAGTTCCCACCTGCACTACGGCGACGAGGAGGGCGTCGCGGCGGTCGGGCGCACGGTCCCGCTCGGCCGCCTCGCCGACCCGGCCGACGTCGGCGACGCCTGCGTGTTCCTCGCCTCCGACGCCGCACGGTACGTCAGCGGGGCGGCGCTGCATCTGCACGGGGGCGGCGAGCGGCCCGCGTTCCTCGACGCGGCTTCCGTGAACCACTGA
- a CDS encoding enoyl-CoA hydratase family protein has protein sequence MPVSTSAADGGVAVVTVDYAPVNALPVRGWFDLADAVRAAGRDPGVRCVVLAAAGRGFNAGVDIKEMQRDPGHEALLGANHGCYEAFSAVYGCAVPVVAAVQGFCLGGGIGLVGNADAIVASDDATFGLPELDRGALGAATHLARLVPQHLMRALYYTSRTATAAELHAHGSVWRVVPRAELHAAALELAHEIARKDGALLRLAKAAINGIDPVDVHRSYRFEQGFTFEANLSGLADRIRADFGGKEGKQS, from the coding sequence ATGCCTGTCTCCACCTCGGCTGCGGACGGCGGCGTCGCAGTCGTCACCGTCGACTACGCACCGGTCAACGCCCTGCCCGTGCGGGGGTGGTTCGACCTCGCGGACGCAGTGCGCGCCGCGGGCCGCGACCCGGGCGTGCGCTGCGTGGTGCTCGCCGCGGCGGGCCGGGGTTTCAACGCGGGCGTGGACATCAAGGAGATGCAGCGCGACCCCGGCCACGAAGCGCTGCTCGGCGCCAACCACGGGTGCTACGAGGCGTTCTCCGCGGTGTACGGCTGCGCGGTCCCGGTCGTCGCCGCCGTGCAAGGGTTCTGTCTGGGCGGCGGCATCGGCCTGGTGGGCAACGCGGACGCGATCGTGGCGAGCGACGACGCCACGTTCGGACTGCCGGAGCTGGACCGCGGCGCGCTCGGCGCGGCGACGCACCTGGCCCGCCTGGTGCCCCAGCACCTGATGCGCGCGCTGTACTACACCTCGCGCACGGCGACCGCCGCCGAACTGCACGCCCACGGCTCGGTGTGGCGGGTGGTCCCGCGCGCGGAGCTGCACGCGGCGGCCCTGGAGCTGGCCCACGAGATCGCCCGCAAGGACGGGGCGCTGCTGCGTCTGGCCAAGGCCGCGATCAACGGCATCGACCCGGTCGACGTGCACCGCAGCTACCGCTTCGAGCAGGGCTTCACCTTCGAGGCGAACCTCAGCGGCCTGGCCGACCGGATCCGCGCCGACTTCGGCGGCAAGGAGGGGAAGCAGTCATGA
- a CDS encoding CoA transferase subunit A, with product MSGKVMTPDAIVGRLESGMTLGIGGWGSRRKPMALVRALLRSAVTDLTVVAYGGPDVGLLAAAGRIRKLVTAFVTLDSIPLEPHFRAARERGAFELVELDEAMFMQGLTAGAQRLPFLPVRAGLGSDVLRVNPSLRTVTSPYADGEELVAVPALRMDAALVHLNRADALGNAQYLGPDPYFDDLFCEAADSAYVACERLVGTAELTRDAAPQTLLVSRHAVTGVAETPRGAHFTSCVPDYDRDEAFQKEYATAARTPETWGDFSARFLAGTGEEDYHLAVEAWHKEQR from the coding sequence ATGAGCGGCAAGGTGATGACGCCCGACGCGATCGTGGGGCGCCTGGAGAGCGGCATGACCCTCGGCATCGGCGGCTGGGGCTCGCGCCGCAAGCCGATGGCGCTGGTGCGGGCACTGCTCCGCTCGGCCGTCACGGACCTGACGGTGGTGGCGTACGGCGGTCCGGACGTGGGGCTTCTGGCCGCGGCGGGCCGCATCCGCAAGCTGGTCACGGCGTTCGTGACGCTCGACTCGATCCCGCTGGAGCCGCACTTCCGCGCGGCCCGCGAGCGCGGCGCCTTCGAACTGGTCGAGCTGGACGAGGCGATGTTCATGCAGGGCCTGACGGCGGGCGCCCAGCGACTGCCGTTCCTGCCCGTCCGCGCGGGCCTCGGCTCGGACGTCCTGCGGGTCAACCCCTCGCTGCGGACGGTCACTTCGCCGTACGCGGACGGGGAGGAGCTCGTGGCGGTGCCCGCCCTGCGCATGGACGCCGCCCTGGTCCACCTGAACCGCGCGGACGCCCTCGGCAACGCCCAGTACCTGGGCCCCGATCCGTACTTCGACGACCTGTTCTGCGAGGCGGCCGACTCTGCGTACGTGGCGTGCGAGCGCCTCGTCGGCACGGCCGAGCTGACCCGGGACGCGGCTCCGCAGACGCTCCTGGTCTCGCGGCACGCGGTCACGGGCGTGGCCGAGACGCCCCGGGGCGCGCACTTCACGTCGTGTGTGCCGGACTACGACCGCGACGAGGCGTTCCAGAAGGAGTACGCGACCGCCGCCCGCACCCCGGAGACCTGGGGCGACTTCAGCGCCCGCTTCCTCGCCGGCACCGGCGAGGAGGACTATCACCTGGCCGTCGAGGCCTGGCACAAGGAGCAGCGATGA
- a CDS encoding CoA-transferase subunit beta produces the protein MTTTTGTATVTRAEYCVVACAEAWRGDGEVLASPMGTIPSIGARLAKLTFAPELLLTDGEALLIGDVPAIGARSRLTEGWLPYRRHLTMVMGGRRHVMMGASQIDRFGNQNISCVGDWRRPDRQLLGVRGAPVNTLNNPVSYWIPRHSPRVFVERVDMICGVGYDSAAAAGLSATRFHELRRVVSDLGVFDFATADRSMRVVSLHPGVTVEELHDATGFPLPLPAEVPRTRAPSAGELRLIRDVVDPSALRDREVRAR, from the coding sequence ATGACCACGACGACCGGGACCGCGACGGTGACGCGCGCCGAGTACTGCGTTGTGGCCTGCGCCGAGGCCTGGCGCGGCGACGGCGAGGTGCTCGCCTCCCCCATGGGCACGATCCCGTCGATCGGGGCACGCCTCGCGAAACTGACGTTCGCGCCCGAGCTGCTCCTCACGGACGGTGAGGCCCTGCTGATCGGGGACGTTCCCGCGATCGGGGCGCGGTCCCGGTTGACGGAGGGCTGGCTGCCGTACCGCCGCCATCTGACGATGGTGATGGGCGGCCGCAGGCACGTGATGATGGGCGCGAGTCAGATCGACCGCTTCGGCAACCAGAACATCAGCTGTGTCGGCGACTGGCGCCGGCCGGACCGTCAGCTCCTAGGCGTCCGCGGCGCCCCCGTCAACACCCTGAACAACCCGGTGAGTTACTGGATCCCGCGGCACTCCCCGCGCGTTTTCGTCGAGCGGGTCGACATGATCTGCGGGGTCGGGTACGACAGCGCCGCGGCGGCGGGCCTGTCGGCGACACGCTTCCACGAGCTGCGTCGCGTGGTGTCGGACCTGGGTGTCTTCGACTTCGCGACGGCGGATCGCTCGATGCGGGTGGTGAGCCTGCACCCCGGGGTGACGGTCGAGGAACTCCACGACGCCACGGGCTTCCCGCTCCCCCTGCCGGCCGAGGTCCCCCGCACCCGCGCCCCCTCCGCCGGCGAACTCCGGCTGATCCGCGACGTGGTGGACCCCTCCGCCCTGCGCGACCGGGAGGTGCGGGCCCGGTGA
- a CDS encoding NAD(P)H-dependent flavin oxidoreductase: MTAPGPRTALTRLTGVRHPIVQTGMGWVAGPRLVSAVANAGALGVLASATMAPERLRAAVREVRSRTDEPFGVNLRADAGDARERVRIIVEEGVRVASFALAPSRDLMAELKDGGVVVIPSVGARRHAEKVAAWGADAVLVQGGEGGGHTGEVATTVLLPQVVDAVDIPVIAAGGFHDGRGLVAALAYGAAGVAMGTRFLLTAESTVPDAVKARYLAATVKDVTVTTRVDGLPHRMLRTDLVAALERAGPLRALTRAARHAAAFRRVSGTTWPGLIRDGLTMKRGKDLTWSQVLLAANTPMMLKSALVDGDPETGLMASGQVVGLLGDTPTCAELVSRVVREAEETARGLRVGWGDEAAVG, from the coding sequence GTGACGGCGCCCGGCCCGCGGACGGCCCTGACCCGGCTCACCGGGGTGCGGCATCCGATCGTGCAGACCGGTATGGGGTGGGTGGCGGGCCCACGCCTGGTCTCCGCGGTGGCGAACGCGGGCGCGCTCGGCGTGCTCGCCTCCGCGACGATGGCGCCCGAGCGGCTGCGGGCGGCCGTCCGGGAGGTCAGGTCCCGCACGGACGAGCCGTTCGGCGTGAACTTGCGGGCCGACGCGGGGGACGCGCGCGAGCGGGTGCGGATCATCGTCGAGGAGGGTGTCCGTGTGGCGTCGTTCGCCCTCGCCCCGTCCAGGGATCTGATGGCCGAGCTGAAGGACGGCGGTGTCGTGGTGATCCCGTCCGTCGGGGCGCGGCGGCATGCCGAGAAGGTCGCGGCGTGGGGCGCGGACGCGGTCCTCGTGCAGGGCGGGGAGGGCGGCGGCCACACCGGCGAGGTCGCCACGACCGTGCTTCTGCCTCAGGTCGTGGACGCCGTGGACATCCCGGTGATCGCCGCGGGCGGCTTCCACGACGGTCGGGGCCTGGTCGCGGCGCTGGCCTACGGCGCGGCGGGCGTCGCGATGGGCACGCGGTTCCTCCTCACGGCGGAGTCGACGGTGCCGGACGCGGTGAAGGCCCGCTATCTCGCGGCGACGGTCAAGGACGTCACGGTCACCACCCGCGTCGACGGCCTCCCCCATCGCATGCTCCGCACGGACCTTGTGGCCGCCCTGGAGCGCGCGGGCCCCCTGCGCGCCCTGACCCGCGCGGCGCGCCACGCGGCGGCGTTCCGCCGTGTCTCCGGCACGACGTGGCCCGGCCTGATCCGCGACGGCCTGACGATGAAACGCGGCAAGGACCTGACCTGGAGCCAGGTCCTCCTCGCCGCGAACACCCCCATGATGCTCAAGTCCGCCCTGGTGGACGGCGACCCGGAAACCGGCCTGATGGCATCGGGCCAGGTGGTGGGCCTCCTCGGGGACACCCCGACATGCGCGGAGCTGGTGTCGAGGGTGGTTCGGGAGGCGGAGGAGACGGCACGGGGCTTGCGGGTCGGGTGGGGGGATGAGGCGGCCGTGGGGTGA
- a CDS encoding ATP-binding protein, with the protein MTQGRPGGGGAWAPLWERDAELAAAEGAVSALCSDLATEGGLLVYSGEAGIGKTALLSEVRRIAQGRATVLAARGGETVAEVPFNVVRQLLQPVLVQLSPEEGREYLGDWYEIAGPALGITEPGSGRPDPQAVCDGLVDVVARLSRLYWPLVLIIDDAHWADQETLRWLAAFVERLDDLPALVVVAHRPGEATGEGARHLARIGASALPTTPLRALTPDATAGLTRATLGEHADAPFCREVWAVTGGNPYESVELLAKVQDSELEPVESSAAELRDLNRSARGRGLVARLEDLGTDVTRFAWAAAILGPGISTELAASLAGMRHDDAVRCAERLRAARIVTSGEAGLEFVHPLIATAVYESIPNATRTAMHGRAAWAVTRSGRGAAAASRHLLEVHPDDDPELVQHLRDAATEHLAVGAPDAARRCLERALREPPRPDVHAHVLYELGCATLLTSPVTTIGHLREALSMSGLSQQLRVDAVCRLSQALVHNDQLGEGLRVIDEEASRLPDGPARLRLQAVHYMWEGIHAGEEDSPGRSRRLAVLAGPLTGRDNAERALLILRAFDAMTRGENAEEVVELCDRALVNGRLAPGLGWTDAEWSFELRLMLGSSYAFADRLDRAESLFTEAVKAYETAGWSGGHLALAHAFLGYVHRRRGRLRDAEKSLRESLRLADRVGQGGLPMHWEAASMLIDTLLARGHALEAKAVADRYGFAPPSASTIYVPDAMSVRGRLLLALGHTEEGLNELEATAKALTARGQYNTVLAPWAYDLARALAVEDPRRAGDLVADARVQAERFGTDTAIGEAVRCAAALETGTKAVALYAKAVTYLEASPCQYEHAVARVEYGIASGAVEELERGLALARACGADGLVALAERELAGVL; encoded by the coding sequence ATGACGCAGGGACGGCCCGGAGGTGGTGGCGCCTGGGCCCCGCTGTGGGAGCGCGACGCGGAACTCGCCGCAGCCGAGGGCGCGGTGTCCGCACTGTGCTCGGACCTGGCGACCGAGGGCGGCCTGCTCGTCTACAGCGGTGAGGCCGGCATCGGCAAGACCGCGCTGCTGTCCGAAGTGCGCCGCATCGCCCAGGGCCGTGCCACGGTCCTGGCGGCCCGCGGTGGCGAGACCGTGGCCGAGGTGCCCTTCAACGTCGTACGACAGCTCCTCCAGCCCGTCCTCGTCCAGCTCAGTCCCGAAGAGGGCCGCGAGTATCTGGGCGACTGGTACGAGATCGCCGGACCCGCCCTCGGCATCACCGAGCCGGGCAGCGGCCGCCCCGACCCGCAGGCCGTCTGCGACGGCCTCGTCGACGTGGTCGCCCGCCTCTCCCGGCTGTACTGGCCACTGGTCCTGATCATCGACGACGCGCACTGGGCCGACCAGGAGACGCTGCGCTGGCTCGCCGCGTTCGTCGAGCGCCTCGACGACCTGCCCGCCCTCGTCGTGGTCGCGCACCGGCCCGGCGAGGCCACCGGCGAAGGCGCCCGCCACCTCGCCCGGATCGGCGCGTCGGCCCTGCCCACGACCCCGCTGCGCGCCCTCACCCCGGACGCCACGGCGGGCCTGACCCGCGCCACCCTCGGCGAGCACGCCGACGCCCCGTTCTGCCGCGAGGTCTGGGCGGTCACCGGCGGCAATCCGTACGAGTCCGTGGAACTGCTCGCCAAGGTGCAGGACAGCGAGCTGGAACCGGTCGAGAGCTCCGCCGCCGAACTGCGGGACCTCAACCGCTCCGCACGCGGCCGCGGCCTCGTCGCCCGCCTCGAGGACCTCGGCACCGACGTGACCCGGTTCGCCTGGGCCGCCGCGATCCTCGGCCCCGGGATCTCCACCGAACTCGCCGCGTCGCTCGCCGGGATGCGGCACGACGACGCCGTCCGGTGCGCCGAGCGGCTCCGCGCCGCCCGCATCGTCACCAGCGGCGAAGCCGGCCTGGAGTTCGTGCACCCGCTCATCGCCACGGCCGTCTACGAATCGATCCCGAACGCCACCCGCACCGCGATGCACGGCCGGGCCGCCTGGGCCGTCACCCGCTCCGGACGCGGCGCCGCCGCGGCCTCCCGGCACCTCCTCGAAGTCCACCCGGACGACGACCCGGAGCTGGTCCAGCACCTGCGCGACGCCGCCACCGAACACCTCGCCGTCGGCGCGCCCGACGCGGCCCGCCGCTGCCTGGAGCGGGCCCTGCGCGAGCCGCCCCGTCCCGACGTTCACGCCCACGTGCTCTACGAACTGGGCTGCGCCACCCTGCTGACCTCGCCCGTCACCACCATCGGGCATCTGCGCGAGGCCCTGTCGATGTCCGGACTCAGCCAGCAACTGCGCGTCGACGCCGTGTGCAGGCTCTCCCAGGCCCTGGTCCACAACGACCAGCTCGGCGAAGGCCTGCGCGTCATCGACGAGGAGGCCTCGCGGCTTCCGGACGGCCCCGCCCGGCTGCGGCTCCAAGCCGTGCACTACATGTGGGAGGGCATCCACGCGGGCGAGGAGGACTCACCCGGTCGCTCCCGGCGCCTCGCCGTGCTCGCCGGTCCGCTCACCGGACGCGACAACGCCGAGCGCGCCCTGCTCATCCTGCGCGCCTTCGACGCCATGACGCGCGGCGAGAACGCCGAAGAGGTCGTCGAGCTGTGCGACCGCGCGCTCGTCAACGGCCGGCTCGCACCCGGGCTCGGCTGGACCGACGCCGAGTGGAGCTTCGAACTGCGCCTGATGCTCGGCAGCTCCTATGCCTTCGCCGACCGGCTCGACCGCGCGGAGAGCCTGTTCACCGAAGCCGTGAAGGCGTACGAGACCGCGGGCTGGAGCGGCGGTCACCTCGCGCTCGCGCATGCCTTCCTCGGCTATGTGCACCGCAGGCGCGGACGGCTCAGGGACGCCGAGAAGTCGCTCCGCGAGAGCCTGCGGCTCGCCGACCGCGTGGGCCAGGGCGGACTCCCCATGCACTGGGAGGCCGCCAGCATGCTCATCGACACCCTGCTCGCCCGTGGTCACGCCCTGGAGGCCAAGGCCGTCGCCGACCGCTACGGCTTCGCACCGCCGTCCGCGTCCACGATCTACGTCCCCGACGCCATGTCCGTGCGCGGACGGCTGCTCCTCGCGCTCGGCCACACCGAGGAAGGCCTCAACGAACTGGAGGCCACCGCCAAGGCGCTGACGGCCCGCGGCCAGTACAACACCGTGCTCGCTCCCTGGGCGTACGACCTCGCTCGCGCGCTCGCCGTCGAGGACCCGCGGCGTGCGGGCGACCTCGTCGCGGACGCGCGCGTGCAGGCCGAGCGGTTCGGCACGGACACCGCGATCGGCGAAGCGGTGCGGTGTGCGGCGGCGCTGGAGACCGGGACGAAGGCCGTCGCCCTGTACGCCAAGGCCGTGACGTATCTGGAGGCCTCGCCCTGCCAGTACGAACACGCCGTGGCCCGCGTCGAGTACGGGATCGCCTCGGGCGCCGTGGAGGAACTGGAGCGGGGGCTCGCACTCGCTCGGGCCTGCGGGGCGGATGGGCTGGTGGCGCTGGCCGAGCGGGAGCTGGCCGGGGTGTTGTAG
- a CDS encoding acetyl-CoA C-acetyltransferase — protein MAEAYIVEAVRTPVGKRGGGLAAVHPADLGAHVLAALVERCGIDPAAVDDVVFGCLDAVGPQAGDIARTSWLAAGLPEEVPGVTVDRQCGSSQQALHFAAQGILSGTQDLVVAGGTQNMSMVPIAFASRQAAAPLGLTEGPFAGSEGWRARYGDRPVDQFHGAELIAGKWGISRTDMEEFALGSHQRALRAIDEGRFDRETVPLAGVTADEGPRRDTTAEKMASLKPVMDGGSITAACSSQVSDGAAALLLAGEQAVRDHGLTPRARIHHLSVRGEDPIRMLSAPIPATAHALKKTGLTLDDIDLVEINEAFAPVVLAWLKETGADPDRVNVNGGAIALGHPLGATGARLMTTLLHELERTGGRFGLQTMCEGGGQANVTVIERL, from the coding sequence ATGGCCGAGGCCTACATCGTCGAGGCGGTCCGCACCCCCGTCGGCAAGCGCGGCGGCGGCCTCGCCGCCGTGCACCCCGCCGACCTGGGCGCCCACGTCCTCGCGGCGCTCGTCGAGCGCTGCGGCATCGACCCGGCAGCCGTGGACGACGTCGTCTTCGGCTGCCTGGACGCCGTCGGACCGCAGGCCGGGGACATCGCGCGCACCAGCTGGCTGGCGGCCGGACTCCCCGAGGAAGTGCCCGGCGTGACCGTCGACCGGCAGTGCGGATCCTCGCAGCAGGCCCTGCACTTCGCCGCCCAGGGCATCCTCTCCGGCACCCAGGACCTCGTCGTCGCGGGCGGCACCCAGAACATGTCCATGGTTCCCATCGCCTTCGCGTCCCGGCAGGCCGCCGCCCCGCTCGGCCTCACCGAAGGCCCCTTCGCGGGCAGCGAGGGCTGGCGCGCCCGCTACGGGGACCGGCCCGTCGACCAGTTCCACGGCGCCGAGCTGATCGCCGGGAAATGGGGCATCTCCCGTACGGACATGGAGGAGTTCGCGCTCGGCTCGCACCAGCGGGCGCTGCGCGCCATCGACGAGGGCCGCTTCGACCGCGAAACCGTCCCCCTCGCGGGCGTCACCGCCGACGAGGGCCCGCGCCGCGACACGACAGCGGAGAAGATGGCGTCCCTCAAGCCCGTCATGGACGGCGGCAGCATCACCGCCGCGTGCTCCTCCCAGGTCTCCGACGGCGCCGCCGCCCTGCTCCTCGCCGGTGAACAGGCCGTCCGCGACCACGGGTTGACGCCCCGCGCGCGGATCCACCACCTGTCCGTACGCGGCGAGGACCCCATCCGGATGCTCTCCGCACCCATCCCCGCCACCGCGCACGCCCTGAAGAAGACCGGCCTGACCCTCGACGACATCGACCTCGTCGAGATCAACGAAGCCTTCGCGCCCGTGGTCCTCGCCTGGCTGAAAGAGACCGGTGCCGACCCGGACCGCGTCAACGTCAACGGCGGAGCCATCGCCCTGGGTCACCCCCTGGGTGCCACCGGCGCCCGCCTGATGACGACACTCCTGCACGAACTGGAGCGCACCGGCGGCCGGTTCGGCCTCCAGACGATGTGCGAAGGAGGCGGGCAGGCCAACGTCACCGTGATCGAACGCCTGTGA
- a CDS encoding TetR/AcrR family transcriptional regulator, with amino-acid sequence MTPSPERRGELLRIAADVFAEQGYNATTVRKIADAAGMLAGSLYYHFDSKESMLEEILRTFLTELWDGYDSVLSAPLGPRETLEALVTESFREIDRHRSAVAIYQKESKHLVTQTRFEYLVESQQRFEKAWLTTLERGVTDGVFRADLDIRLAYRFVRDTVWVAASWYRPGGGHSPEEIARQYLSMVLDGISVRT; translated from the coding sequence GTGACCCCCTCGCCCGAGCGCCGTGGCGAGCTGCTCAGGATCGCCGCGGACGTCTTCGCCGAGCAGGGCTACAACGCCACCACCGTCCGCAAGATCGCGGACGCCGCGGGCATGCTCGCGGGCAGCCTCTACTACCACTTCGACTCCAAGGAGTCGATGCTCGAAGAGATCCTGCGGACGTTCCTGACCGAGCTGTGGGACGGCTACGACAGCGTCCTCTCCGCGCCCCTCGGCCCCCGCGAGACCCTGGAAGCCCTCGTCACCGAGTCCTTCCGGGAGATCGACCGGCACCGCTCCGCCGTCGCGATCTACCAGAAGGAGTCCAAGCACCTGGTCACCCAGACCCGGTTCGAGTACCTGGTCGAGTCCCAGCAGCGGTTCGAGAAGGCCTGGCTGACGACGCTGGAGCGCGGCGTCACCGACGGCGTCTTCCGCGCCGACCTGGACATCCGCCTGGCCTACCGCTTCGTGCGCGACACCGTCTGGGTCGCCGCTTCCTGGTACCGCCCGGGCGGGGGCCACAGCCCCGAGGAGATCGCCCGCCAGTATCTGTCGATGGTCCTGGACGGCATCTCCGTACGCACCTGA
- a CDS encoding SDR family oxidoreductase gives MAAVPYVSGHGLLDGRAAVVTAAAGAGIGGATARRFLEEGARVVLGDAHARRTEETVERLAEEFGAERVHGTPCDVTDEAQVQALFDLAERQHGRLDIVVNNAGLGGTAELTDMTDEQWDQVIDVTLNGTFRCTRAALRRLRATGSGGVVVNNASVLGWRAQAGQAHYAAAKAGVMALTRCAALEAAPHRVRINAVAPSLALHPHLAKVTSAELLDELTAREAFGRPAEPWEIANVIVFLASGYSSYMTGETVSVSSQHA, from the coding sequence ATGGCGGCGGTTCCGTACGTGTCCGGGCACGGCCTGCTCGACGGCCGTGCGGCCGTCGTCACGGCGGCGGCCGGAGCGGGCATCGGCGGCGCCACCGCGCGCCGCTTCCTGGAGGAGGGCGCCCGCGTCGTCCTCGGCGACGCGCACGCGCGCCGCACCGAGGAGACGGTCGAGCGGCTCGCCGAGGAGTTCGGCGCCGAGCGTGTGCACGGGACGCCTTGCGACGTGACGGACGAGGCCCAGGTGCAGGCGCTCTTCGACCTGGCGGAGCGACAGCACGGCCGCCTCGACATCGTGGTGAACAACGCGGGACTCGGTGGCACCGCCGAGCTCACCGACATGACCGACGAGCAGTGGGACCAGGTCATCGACGTCACGTTGAACGGCACCTTCCGCTGCACCAGAGCAGCCCTGCGCCGCTTGCGCGCCACCGGCTCCGGGGGCGTCGTCGTGAACAACGCCTCGGTGCTCGGCTGGCGCGCCCAGGCGGGCCAGGCGCACTACGCGGCCGCGAAGGCCGGAGTCATGGCCCTCACCCGCTGCGCCGCCCTGGAGGCCGCGCCCCACAGGGTCCGGATCAACGCCGTCGCCCCCAGCCTCGCCCTGCACCCGCACCTGGCGAAGGTCACCTCCGCCGAGCTGCTCGACGAGCTGACCGCGCGCGAGGCGTTCGGACGCCCCGCCGAGCCCTGGGAGATAGCCAACGTCATCGTCTTCCTCGCCAGCGGCTACTCCTCGTACATGACGGGGGAGACGGTGTCGGTCAGCAGCCAGCACGCCTAG